From Blastocatellia bacterium, a single genomic window includes:
- the fabF gene encoding beta-ketoacyl-ACP synthase II yields the protein MRRVVVTGIGVVSAVGLTAAEFFENLIHARSGVGEITQIPTDGMAVKVAAEVKGFDPSAHFTTKQVGLLDRFAQFALVAAREALADSGFSPTEAEGDRFGVAIGTAFGGMGTLDAGYERLYGERNPRLHPLTIPRIMYNAAASQISMFFSARGPILAISTACASGAQAIGWAFHQIKYGYADAMLAGGADAPITFGVMKAWEALRVLASGRGDPARACRPFSRDRDGLVVGEGAAVLLLEDYERARARGARIYAEIVGYGVSADAGHITDPSVEGPARAMQAALAEAGIAPEAVAYINAHGTATKANDRIETEAIKLVFGSHARHLAISSTKAVHGHTMGAAGAIEFAAALLALQHGIIPPTAHYTEPDPECDLDYVPNHAREQKLDVVLSNSFAFGGINAVLAARRVP from the coding sequence ATGCGACGAGTTGTAGTCACCGGAATCGGCGTGGTCTCGGCCGTTGGCCTGACGGCAGCTGAGTTCTTCGAGAACCTCATTCACGCGCGTTCGGGCGTTGGCGAGATCACGCAGATTCCGACCGATGGGATGGCGGTCAAGGTCGCCGCTGAGGTAAAGGGTTTCGATCCATCGGCGCATTTCACGACGAAGCAAGTGGGGCTTCTGGATCGCTTCGCGCAATTCGCGTTGGTGGCGGCGCGGGAAGCCCTCGCGGATTCTGGCTTCTCGCCGACGGAGGCCGAAGGCGATCGCTTCGGCGTCGCTATTGGGACAGCATTCGGAGGGATGGGGACGCTCGATGCCGGATACGAACGGCTCTACGGGGAGCGGAACCCGCGGCTGCATCCACTGACGATCCCGCGCATCATGTACAATGCCGCGGCCTCGCAAATCTCCATGTTTTTCTCAGCGCGCGGGCCCATATTGGCCATCAGCACGGCTTGTGCTTCGGGAGCGCAGGCGATCGGATGGGCATTTCACCAGATCAAGTATGGGTATGCCGATGCCATGCTCGCTGGTGGGGCGGATGCGCCGATCACCTTCGGCGTCATGAAGGCGTGGGAAGCGCTGCGGGTGCTGGCCAGCGGTCGTGGAGATCCGGCGCGTGCGTGTCGTCCCTTCAGTCGGGATCGCGACGGGTTGGTCGTGGGCGAAGGCGCGGCTGTCCTCCTGTTGGAGGACTATGAGCGCGCGCGGGCTCGTGGGGCTCGCATCTACGCCGAAATTGTGGGGTATGGAGTCTCGGCCGACGCTGGCCACATCACGGATCCTTCGGTCGAGGGGCCAGCGCGCGCTATGCAGGCGGCCTTGGCGGAAGCTGGGATCGCGCCTGAAGCCGTCGCCTACATCAACGCGCACGGCACGGCCACCAAAGCGAACGATCGCATCGAGACCGAAGCGATCAAACTCGTCTTTGGATCACACGCGCGGCATCTGGCCATCAGTTCGACCAAGGCTGTGCACGGTCACACGATGGGCGCAGCGGGCGCGATCGAGTTCGCGGCAGCCCTTCTGGCCCTGCAACACGGGATCATTCCGCCGACGGCGCACTATACGGAGCCGGATCCCGAATGCGATCTCGATTACGTCCCCAATCACGCGCGGGAGCAGAAGCTCGACGTCGTTCTCTCCAACTCGTTCGCGTTCGGCGGGATCAATGCCGTCCTCGCTGCACGGAGAGTGCCGTGA
- a CDS encoding carboxypeptidase-like regulatory domain-containing protein → MIRRQFAWNVVGGLLFLLLLSGRAWAQATTSLSGTVTDPTGAVVVGATVTLTNVATGASRTTTTNERGYYAFPQLPPGTYNLRVEMSGFKSIVRSNLQLLVNMPVVLDVQFTEVGEVVETVEIVGEALINKADASIGNPFGEVQIRQLPLLARNVVELLSLQPGAVFLPTGDIRSGSISGSRSDQQNVTLDGVDVNDPQFGYAYTSVLRMTLDSTQEFRVTTTNYNASQGRSSSAQVSLVTKRGTNELHGSLYWYHRNTATSANEFFNKLAQIESGRPNEPPVLNYHIFGASAGGPIIKDRWFIFGNYEGLREKREEPILRSVPSFLVRHGYFQYRCANPAECPATRITVAGRTFDIPAGIRVLTPAEAASIDPLGIGVNPALMRYLQQFPEPNDPGRDGLNIMGFRFVAPIKNDFNTYILRTDFNIDRAGRHTLFWRGNLQDDVINSEPQYPGQPPNQKTLVNSKGFALGYDATLKPNLVNTFRYGLTRLGSTTAGLQQRTQVTLRFLNNIPAPTSSFGRIASTHNLVDDISWIRGAHTVQAGINFRFTRIPRFTNATSFHTVVGNGSWLLGVGRYTAPGHPRCTQPGCRTLPAVASGFYAAWADGFPILVLGTITQFTARYNYDKQGNVLPEGTLIRRRYATNEYEGYVQDQWRVRPNLTITAGVRYYLYSPPWETNGVQVRPTPSFGEWFELRRAAMLKGIPSYDLPRISFDLAGPANNKPGFFAKDFNNWSPRFSIAWSPRNFLRPLFGDGRTVFRFGYGLVYDRIGHALATTFDEQGAFGLTTSLTNVWGTITEANAPRFTGVFDVPRVARDGSEFQRPAPPGGFPQTPPHGLFAITTSIDDTVRTPYAHMFNFFIGRELPKDFSVEVGYVGRRGRKLLTRYDLAMPMNLVDPKSGMDYFTAAQMLVRLIEANTPVSAVPRIPYWENLFPTAGARAGGGLTSTQAIYRIFRENAPDYLTALYELDLFCNPACFGATRDNPAGKPFAFWNDQYSSLSAQGSIGFSEYHALQLLVRKRFSGGTQFDLNYTLSKSLDLTSGTERGASFGTFFSGGYTDFIINSWSPRLQYSFSDFDVRHQLNANWIVELPFGRGKPLGGNIPGWANQIIGGWQTTGLFRWTSGFPLNIINCRSCWATNWNLQGNAELKEGQKSYPKGETNRSYRFPDGKVRPAAFRNPAEVLGMLRFQRPGEVGFRNRIRGDGYFAIDMGLMKAFQITETHRLQFRWEVFNVTNSVRFDTGSLLAYPDITATFGRYEGTLTRPRIMQFALRYEF, encoded by the coding sequence GCGACAGGAGCCTCTCGGACGACGACGACGAACGAGCGGGGGTATTATGCCTTCCCGCAACTTCCCCCAGGCACGTACAATCTCCGAGTGGAGATGAGCGGCTTCAAGAGCATCGTCCGCTCGAATCTGCAACTTCTGGTGAACATGCCCGTGGTGCTCGATGTGCAATTCACCGAAGTGGGAGAAGTCGTTGAGACTGTCGAGATCGTGGGCGAAGCGCTCATCAACAAGGCCGATGCCTCGATCGGCAATCCTTTCGGCGAAGTGCAGATCCGGCAACTGCCGCTTCTGGCGCGCAATGTGGTGGAGTTACTCAGTCTCCAACCGGGCGCTGTGTTCTTGCCGACGGGTGACATTCGCAGCGGAAGCATTAGCGGGAGCCGCAGCGATCAGCAGAATGTGACCTTGGACGGCGTGGATGTGAACGATCCGCAGTTCGGCTATGCCTATACCTCGGTCTTGCGCATGACGCTCGATTCCACACAGGAGTTTCGCGTGACGACGACGAACTACAATGCGAGCCAGGGGCGCTCCAGTTCCGCTCAAGTCAGCTTGGTGACGAAGCGCGGGACGAACGAGCTTCATGGCTCTCTCTATTGGTACCACCGGAACACGGCGACCTCGGCCAACGAGTTCTTCAACAAGCTCGCGCAGATCGAGTCGGGGCGACCTAATGAGCCGCCTGTTTTGAACTATCATATCTTTGGAGCATCGGCCGGTGGGCCGATCATCAAGGACCGGTGGTTCATCTTCGGCAACTACGAGGGACTGCGGGAGAAGCGTGAAGAGCCGATCTTGCGTTCGGTACCTTCGTTCTTGGTTCGTCACGGCTACTTCCAATATCGGTGCGCGAACCCGGCCGAGTGTCCGGCGACGCGGATCACTGTGGCTGGGCGCACGTTCGACATCCCGGCTGGGATTCGCGTGTTGACGCCTGCGGAAGCCGCTTCAATCGATCCTTTGGGGATCGGCGTGAATCCCGCGCTGATGCGGTATCTGCAGCAATTCCCCGAGCCCAACGATCCGGGGCGGGATGGCTTGAACATCATGGGCTTTCGCTTCGTGGCCCCGATCAAGAACGACTTCAACACGTACATCCTGCGCACCGATTTCAACATTGATCGGGCCGGTCGGCACACGCTCTTCTGGCGCGGAAATCTGCAGGACGACGTGATCAACTCCGAGCCGCAATATCCGGGACAGCCGCCGAACCAGAAGACGCTGGTGAACTCGAAAGGCTTCGCGCTCGGCTACGACGCGACACTGAAGCCGAACCTGGTGAACACGTTCCGCTATGGCTTGACACGCCTGGGTTCAACGACGGCAGGTTTGCAACAGCGCACGCAGGTGACCTTGCGTTTCCTCAACAACATTCCCGCTCCGACTAGCTCCTTCGGGCGCATCGCGAGCACGCATAACCTTGTGGACGACATTTCCTGGATTCGGGGCGCGCATACGGTTCAGGCGGGGATCAACTTCCGGTTCACGCGCATCCCGCGCTTCACCAACGCGACGTCCTTCCATACGGTCGTCGGCAATGGTTCGTGGTTGCTTGGTGTTGGGCGCTATACGGCTCCGGGCCATCCGCGCTGCACGCAACCGGGATGCCGGACGTTACCTGCGGTCGCCAGTGGGTTCTATGCGGCGTGGGCTGATGGCTTCCCCATCTTGGTGTTGGGCACGATCACGCAGTTCACGGCGCGGTACAACTACGACAAACAGGGGAACGTGCTGCCTGAAGGCACGCTCATTCGTCGCCGTTATGCCACGAATGAGTACGAAGGATACGTGCAGGATCAATGGCGCGTGAGACCGAATCTCACGATCACGGCGGGCGTGCGGTATTACCTGTATTCGCCGCCGTGGGAGACCAATGGCGTGCAGGTCAGACCGACGCCGAGCTTCGGCGAATGGTTCGAGCTGCGACGGGCGGCGATGCTCAAGGGGATCCCCTCCTACGATCTCCCGCGCATCAGCTTCGACCTGGCGGGTCCGGCCAATAATAAGCCGGGCTTCTTTGCGAAGGATTTCAACAACTGGTCGCCGCGCTTCTCCATTGCGTGGTCCCCGCGGAACTTCTTGCGGCCACTCTTTGGCGATGGGCGCACGGTCTTCCGCTTCGGTTATGGGCTTGTGTATGACCGCATCGGGCACGCGCTGGCGACGACCTTCGATGAGCAAGGGGCATTTGGCCTGACGACGAGCTTGACGAACGTCTGGGGCACGATCACTGAGGCGAATGCGCCGCGCTTCACGGGCGTCTTCGACGTCCCGCGCGTCGCGCGCGATGGATCGGAGTTCCAGCGACCGGCGCCTCCGGGTGGCTTCCCGCAGACTCCTCCGCATGGGCTCTTCGCCATCACCACGAGCATTGATGACACCGTGCGAACGCCGTACGCGCACATGTTCAACTTCTTCATCGGGCGCGAGCTGCCGAAGGATTTCAGCGTCGAAGTGGGCTATGTCGGACGTCGCGGGCGAAAGCTGCTGACCCGATACGACTTGGCGATGCCCATGAACTTGGTGGACCCGAAGTCCGGCATGGACTATTTCACGGCCGCCCAGATGCTCGTCCGGCTGATCGAAGCCAATACGCCTGTGAGCGCCGTGCCGAGGATCCCGTATTGGGAGAATCTCTTCCCGACGGCTGGAGCGCGCGCGGGTGGCGGTTTGACGAGCACGCAGGCCATCTACCGGATCTTCCGAGAGAATGCGCCTGATTACCTAACAGCGCTTTACGAGCTCGATCTATTCTGCAATCCAGCGTGCTTTGGCGCGACGCGCGACAATCCGGCGGGCAAGCCCTTCGCCTTCTGGAACGACCAGTACTCCTCCTTGTCGGCGCAGGGGTCGATCGGCTTCTCCGAGTATCATGCCCTTCAGCTCCTCGTGCGCAAGCGCTTCAGTGGTGGCACGCAGTTCGACCTCAACTACACGCTCTCCAAGTCGCTCGATCTGACCTCGGGGACAGAGCGCGGCGCTTCATTTGGAACCTTCTTCAGCGGTGGCTACACCGACTTCATCATCAACTCCTGGAGCCCGCGCCTGCAGTATTCCTTCTCCGATTTCGACGTGCGGCATCAGTTGAATGCCAACTGGATCGTCGAGCTGCCGTTTGGTCGGGGGAAGCCCTTGGGCGGGAATATCCCCGGCTGGGCGAACCAGATCATCGGTGGCTGGCAGACGACGGGCTTGTTCCGGTGGACCAGCGGCTTCCCGCTCAACATCATCAACTGCCGCTCTTGCTGGGCGACGAACTGGAATCTCCAGGGGAACGCCGAGCTGAAGGAAGGGCAGAAGAGCTATCCCAAAGGGGAGACCAACAGGAGCTACAGGTTCCCCGATGGAAAAGTCCGACCCGCGGCCTTCCGCAATCCGGCCGAAGTGCTGGGGATGCTCCGGTTCCAACGCCCGGGCGAGGTTGGCTTCCGCAATCGGATTCGGGGCGACGGTTATTTCGCGATCGACATGGGCTTGATGAAGGCCTTCCAGATCACCGAGACGCACCGATTGCAGTTCCGGTGGGAAGTCTTCAACGTGACCAACTCCGTGCGGTTCGATACGGGATCGCTCCTGGCGTACCCGGACATCACGGCCACCTTCGGGCGGTATGAGGGGACGCTCACGCGTCCGCGCATCATGCAGTTCGCGCTCCGGTACGAATTCTGA
- a CDS encoding acyl carrier protein, protein MNLQERVIQAIARACHLDPERVHPEATFEELGVDSLMGLEIVFELEEEFKVSIPENVAVGMRSVRDVIERLQAFFGQMENLGYSAEPSS, encoded by the coding sequence ATGAACCTGCAAGAGCGAGTGATTCAAGCCATTGCGCGAGCGTGTCATCTCGATCCCGAGCGCGTTCATCCGGAAGCGACGTTCGAAGAGTTGGGTGTGGATTCGCTCATGGGGTTGGAGATCGTCTTCGAGCTGGAGGAAGAATTCAAGGTCTCCATCCCGGAGAACGTCGCCGTCGGCATGCGTTCGGTGCGGGATGTCATCGAGCGGCTGCAGGCTTTCTTCGGGCAGATGGAGAATTTGGGATATTCGGCGGAGCCTTCATCATAG